The Christiangramia flava JLT2011 region CCACCGGTAGAAACTTCAAAAATACCCTTCACTCTATTGGCATTATTTAAGAGCATAACTTTAAAACATTCCTGCAGTCCTATTTGGTCTTTATTCCACGTGTCAAATAATAATTCTGCCGCACTTACGGAAGAAGTTATTTTAGGTGCCTGTGAGATCTTAAAATTTCCCTGATATTTTATCGATATTTCATTAACTTGTGCTTTCATTTTAATTTGATTTGAAGGGTTGAAATGAAAAAGAGGGCGTTACCGTGAGCAAGTTCCAGCCCTCTTTTATTTAACTGCTAATGAGTATCATTATTAGCATTCCCACCTCCCAGCAAAAGAATTTCACTGGCTACTACTTCGGTTACGTATCTTTTTTCTCCCTCCTTATTTTCATAGGAGCGATTGGTTAGTTTACCTTCAATGGCAATTTCTTTGCCTTTGGCCACATAACTTTCTACGATTTCAGCGGTTTTACCCCAGGCTA contains the following coding sequences:
- a CDS encoding single-stranded DNA-binding protein; protein product: MKTLRNKVQLIGNVGQTPEIKNLESGKKVASFSIATNEFYKNSKGEKIQDTQWHNIVAWGKTAEIVESYVAKGKEIAIEGKLTNRSYENKEGEKRYVTEVVASEILLLGGGNANNDTH